In Apis cerana isolate GH-2021 linkage group LG6, AcerK_1.0, whole genome shotgun sequence, the following are encoded in one genomic region:
- the LOC107993740 gene encoding methyl-CpG-binding domain protein 2 isoform X4, whose translation MNMSVEKKKYPSALPTNWPSREEASRKSQNQLSSTGKVDVYYYSRGVRNDASLVPPIRQTASIFKQPVTIYKTQEGKVKDIKHGNQEKPKQLFWEKRLEGLRACDPDGFEFDGMDLPKSLKPVGPYITEETLLQSVATALHVSSQPVTGQTGSKTALEKNPGAVSIADEDIKRQEDRVALARKKLQDALRSIPI comes from the exons ATGAATATGTcagtggaaaaaaagaaatatccatCGGCACTGCCAACAAATTGGCCGTCCAGAGAAGAGGCTTCGAGAAAAAGCCAAAATCAATTGTCATCTACTGGAAAAGTTGACGTTTATTATTACAG tCGCGGAGTCAGAAATGATGCATCGTTAGTACCACCGATAAGACAAACAGCATCTATATTTAAGCAACCAGTAACTATTTATAAGACGCAGGAAGGAAAAGTGAAAGATATTAAACATGGAAATCAAGAAAAACCTAAACAA tTATTTTGGGAAAAACGTTTGGAAGGTTTAAGAGCATGTGATCCAGACGGATTTGAATTCGATGGAATGGATTTACCAAAAAGTTTGAAGCCAGTTGGTCCGTATATTACGGAAGAAACTTTGCTTCAAAGTGTTGCAACTGCATTACATGTTTCGTCTCAACCAGTCACGGGACAAACGGGTTCGAAGACAGCTTTAGAGAAAAATCCCGGG GCCGTCTCGATAGCTGACGAAGACATCAAGAGGCAAGAGGATCGAGTTGCTCTAGCAAGGAAAAAGCTACAAGACGCTTTACGATCTATTCctatataa
- the LOC107993740 gene encoding methyl-CpG-binding domain protein 3 isoform X2, whose translation MNMSVEKKKYPSALPTNWPSREEASRKSQNQLSSTGKVDVYYYSRGVRNDASLVPPIRQTASIFKQPVTIYKTQEGKVKDIKHGNQEKPKQEGADKIDGKYGSQDKPKQLFWEKRLEGLRACDPDGFEFDGMDLPKSLKPVGPYITEETLLQSVATALHVSSQPVTGQTGSKTALEKNPGAVSIADEDIKRQEDRVALARKKLQDALRSIPI comes from the exons ATGAATATGTcagtggaaaaaaagaaatatccatCGGCACTGCCAACAAATTGGCCGTCCAGAGAAGAGGCTTCGAGAAAAAGCCAAAATCAATTGTCATCTACTGGAAAAGTTGACGTTTATTATTACAG tCGCGGAGTCAGAAATGATGCATCGTTAGTACCACCGATAAGACAAACAGCATCTATATTTAAGCAACCAGTAACTATTTATAAGACGCAGGAAGGAAAAGTGAAAGATATTAAACATGGAAATCAAGAAAAACCTAAACAA GAAGGAGCCGATAAAATTGATGGCAAATATGGCTCCCAAGATAAGCCTAAACAG tTATTTTGGGAAAAACGTTTGGAAGGTTTAAGAGCATGTGATCCAGACGGATTTGAATTCGATGGAATGGATTTACCAAAAAGTTTGAAGCCAGTTGGTCCGTATATTACGGAAGAAACTTTGCTTCAAAGTGTTGCAACTGCATTACATGTTTCGTCTCAACCAGTCACGGGACAAACGGGTTCGAAGACAGCTTTAGAGAAAAATCCCGGG GCCGTCTCGATAGCTGACGAAGACATCAAGAGGCAAGAGGATCGAGTTGCTCTAGCAAGGAAAAAGCTACAAGACGCTTTACGATCTATTCctatataa
- the LOC107993740 gene encoding methyl-CpG-binding domain protein 3 isoform X1, with translation MNMSVEKKKYPSALPTNWPSREEASRKSQNQLSSTGKVDVYYYSRGVRNDASLVPPIRQTASIFKQPVTIYKTQEGKVKDIKHGNQEKPKQEGADKIDGKYGSQDKPKQLFWEKRLEGLRACDPDGFEFDGMDLPKSLKPVGPYITEETLLQSVATALHVSSQPVTGQTGSKTALEKNPGVFLNPDQPLVQAVSIADEDIKRQEDRVALARKKLQDALRSIPI, from the exons ATGAATATGTcagtggaaaaaaagaaatatccatCGGCACTGCCAACAAATTGGCCGTCCAGAGAAGAGGCTTCGAGAAAAAGCCAAAATCAATTGTCATCTACTGGAAAAGTTGACGTTTATTATTACAG tCGCGGAGTCAGAAATGATGCATCGTTAGTACCACCGATAAGACAAACAGCATCTATATTTAAGCAACCAGTAACTATTTATAAGACGCAGGAAGGAAAAGTGAAAGATATTAAACATGGAAATCAAGAAAAACCTAAACAA GAAGGAGCCGATAAAATTGATGGCAAATATGGCTCCCAAGATAAGCCTAAACAG tTATTTTGGGAAAAACGTTTGGAAGGTTTAAGAGCATGTGATCCAGACGGATTTGAATTCGATGGAATGGATTTACCAAAAAGTTTGAAGCCAGTTGGTCCGTATATTACGGAAGAAACTTTGCTTCAAAGTGTTGCAACTGCATTACATGTTTCGTCTCAACCAGTCACGGGACAAACGGGTTCGAAGACAGCTTTAGAGAAAAATCCCGGGGTATTTCTTAATCCCGATCAACCCCTCGTACAG GCCGTCTCGATAGCTGACGAAGACATCAAGAGGCAAGAGGATCGAGTTGCTCTAGCAAGGAAAAAGCTACAAGACGCTTTACGATCTATTCctatataa
- the LOC107993740 gene encoding methyl-CpG-binding domain protein 2 isoform X3: MNMSVEKKKYPSALPTNWPSREEASRKSQNQLSSTGKVDVYYYSRGVRNDASLVPPIRQTASIFKQPVTIYKTQEGKVKDIKHGNQEKPKQLFWEKRLEGLRACDPDGFEFDGMDLPKSLKPVGPYITEETLLQSVATALHVSSQPVTGQTGSKTALEKNPGVFLNPDQPLVQAVSIADEDIKRQEDRVALARKKLQDALRSIPI; this comes from the exons ATGAATATGTcagtggaaaaaaagaaatatccatCGGCACTGCCAACAAATTGGCCGTCCAGAGAAGAGGCTTCGAGAAAAAGCCAAAATCAATTGTCATCTACTGGAAAAGTTGACGTTTATTATTACAG tCGCGGAGTCAGAAATGATGCATCGTTAGTACCACCGATAAGACAAACAGCATCTATATTTAAGCAACCAGTAACTATTTATAAGACGCAGGAAGGAAAAGTGAAAGATATTAAACATGGAAATCAAGAAAAACCTAAACAA tTATTTTGGGAAAAACGTTTGGAAGGTTTAAGAGCATGTGATCCAGACGGATTTGAATTCGATGGAATGGATTTACCAAAAAGTTTGAAGCCAGTTGGTCCGTATATTACGGAAGAAACTTTGCTTCAAAGTGTTGCAACTGCATTACATGTTTCGTCTCAACCAGTCACGGGACAAACGGGTTCGAAGACAGCTTTAGAGAAAAATCCCGGGGTATTTCTTAATCCCGATCAACCCCTCGTACAG GCCGTCTCGATAGCTGACGAAGACATCAAGAGGCAAGAGGATCGAGTTGCTCTAGCAAGGAAAAAGCTACAAGACGCTTTACGATCTATTCctatataa